A genomic segment from Propionibacteriaceae bacterium ZF39 encodes:
- a CDS encoding glucose-6-phosphate dehydrogenase has protein sequence MAAHPTAPTLVILGASGDLTKRLLLPGLGTLMTHEPERRINLIGADRKEWADTDFRALVHEAMCRGGSAPEVATGLAEDARYQQLDVSDPVAWPAFVEGLPANSVLYFALPPAVTMTACRLLERHRLPEGLRFGLEKPFGNDLASAQEFNAILGGLVPEQQIFRVDHFLGKDTVLNILGTRFANRIFEPVWNGRDIEKVEIVFDETLALEGRAGYYDRAGAMIDMIQSHLLLVMAVLAMEEPNRIDHVELRDLMAHILRATRIHPQKLSRRARYTAGQIEGRDIPNYVDEPGVDASLMTETLAEVTLEIESRRWAGVPITLRSGKALGDGRRLAVLHFRPVAHLPEGFTGGMPRNILLFDLGAGRLEMRVATNGEGDKLSLEETVFSAELGESPVRPYGEILAGILDGNPLLSVRGDIAEECWRIVAPIIESWHAGEIPLDEYAAGTSGPEIWH, from the coding sequence ATGGCCGCGCATCCGACCGCACCGACACTTGTCATCCTGGGCGCCTCGGGTGACCTGACCAAGCGGCTGCTGCTGCCGGGCCTCGGCACGCTCATGACCCATGAGCCCGAGCGCCGCATCAACCTCATCGGCGCCGACCGCAAGGAATGGGCCGATACCGACTTCCGCGCGCTCGTGCACGAGGCCATGTGTCGGGGCGGTTCGGCACCCGAGGTGGCGACCGGGCTGGCCGAGGATGCGCGATATCAGCAGCTCGACGTCTCTGACCCGGTGGCCTGGCCGGCGTTCGTCGAGGGATTGCCTGCGAATTCGGTGCTCTACTTCGCGCTGCCACCCGCCGTGACCATGACCGCCTGTCGACTGCTGGAGCGGCATCGGCTTCCCGAGGGCCTGCGCTTCGGACTCGAGAAGCCGTTCGGCAACGACCTGGCCTCGGCGCAGGAGTTCAACGCGATCCTGGGTGGGCTCGTCCCGGAGCAGCAGATCTTCCGGGTCGACCACTTTCTCGGCAAGGACACGGTGCTCAACATCCTCGGCACCCGGTTCGCCAATCGGATCTTCGAGCCGGTCTGGAACGGCCGCGACATCGAGAAGGTCGAGATCGTCTTCGACGAAACGCTGGCGCTCGAGGGGCGGGCGGGTTACTACGACCGCGCCGGCGCGATGATCGACATGATCCAGAGCCACCTCCTGCTGGTCATGGCGGTCCTCGCCATGGAGGAGCCCAACCGCATTGACCATGTCGAACTGCGGGACCTGATGGCCCACATCCTGCGCGCCACCCGGATCCACCCCCAGAAGCTGTCGCGCCGGGCGCGCTACACCGCCGGGCAGATCGAGGGGCGCGACATCCCGAACTATGTCGATGAGCCCGGGGTCGACGCCTCCCTGATGACCGAGACGCTGGCGGAGGTGACGCTCGAGATCGAGTCGCGCCGCTGGGCCGGCGTACCCATCACCCTCCGCTCCGGCAAAGCCCTCGGCGATGGTCGGCGCCTTGCTGTGCTGCACTTCCGTCCCGTCGCGCACCTGCCCGAGGGATTCACCGGCGGGATGCCGCGCAACATCCTGCTGTTCGATCTCGGTGCCGGTCGATTGGAGATGCGCGTCGCGACCAACGGGGAGGGCGACAAGCTCAGTCTCGAGGAGACGGTGTTCTCGGCCGAGCTGGGAGAGAGCCCCGTCCGGCCCTACGGCGAAATTCTGGCCGGCATCCTCGACGGCAATCCGCTCCTGTCCGTCCGGGGCGACATCGCAGAGGAGTGCTGGCGGATCGTCGCGCCGATCATCGAGTCGTGGCACGCGGGGGAGATTCCCCTGGATGAGTACGCCGCCGGCACCTCGGGCCCCGAGATCTGGCACTGA
- a CDS encoding cell division protein CrgA, producing the protein MPESKGRKEAAAKKKIQRHDEDVEARAERKRLTANPATGRWVAPAFIAVGLIGVVWLVVYYIAGRSVPFMNKLGDWNILIGMGLMAVALGLSMLWK; encoded by the coding sequence TTGCCCGAATCCAAGGGACGCAAAGAGGCTGCGGCCAAGAAGAAGATCCAGCGCCACGACGAGGACGTGGAGGCGCGCGCCGAGCGCAAGCGCCTGACCGCCAATCCCGCCACCGGTCGCTGGGTCGCCCCTGCCTTCATCGCCGTGGGGTTGATCGGGGTCGTGTGGTTGGTGGTGTATTACATCGCCGGGCGCAGCGTGCCGTTCATGAACAAGCTCGGGGACTGGAACATCCTGATCGGCATGGGCCTCATGGCCGTGGCCCTCGGCCTGTCGATGCTCTGGAAATAA
- a CDS encoding DUF881 domain-containing protein → MSEETRLSRRRLADALLLRTPGRKWVTTLVCVLVGLMVAVSALNAKGFDLRPGRNTELVGLISDQSRRNEELTRQAAGLQREVDELSQQAGAPIDTTERLAVAASQAGFEPVRGPGYTVTLTDAPSSVQIAGVDDDLLIVHQQDIQAVVNAFWAAGAEAMTIQGQRVISTTGVKCVGNSVVLHGRPYAPPYVISAIGDPDRLSAALASSPYLKAYREHSEVYSLGYAQKREQSLRFPAYEGSLDLQYATVAGS, encoded by the coding sequence ATGAGCGAAGAAACCCGGCTATCGCGCCGGCGACTCGCCGATGCGCTGTTGCTGCGAACGCCCGGACGCAAGTGGGTGACCACGCTGGTGTGTGTCCTGGTCGGGCTGATGGTCGCGGTGTCGGCGCTGAACGCCAAGGGGTTCGACCTGCGGCCGGGGCGCAACACCGAACTCGTGGGCCTGATCTCCGACCAGAGTCGCCGCAATGAGGAGCTCACCCGCCAAGCAGCGGGACTCCAGCGCGAGGTCGATGAGCTGTCGCAGCAGGCGGGCGCGCCGATCGATACGACCGAACGTCTCGCCGTCGCGGCGTCCCAGGCCGGCTTCGAGCCGGTGCGGGGTCCGGGCTACACCGTCACGCTGACGGATGCCCCCTCGTCGGTGCAGATCGCAGGCGTCGACGACGACCTGCTCATCGTCCACCAGCAGGACATCCAGGCGGTGGTGAACGCGTTCTGGGCCGCGGGCGCCGAGGCGATGACGATCCAGGGCCAGCGCGTGATCTCGACGACGGGCGTGAAGTGTGTGGGCAACTCGGTGGTCCTGCACGGGCGGCCGTACGCCCCGCCCTATGTCATTTCCGCCATCGGCGACCCCGACCGGTTGTCGGCCGCGTTGGCGAGTTCGCCCTATCTCAAGGCCTATCGCGAACACTCCGAGGTCTACAGCCTCGGCTATGCGCAGAAGCGGGAGCAGTCATTGCGGTTCCCGGCCTATGAGGGCAGCCTCGACCTGCAGTACGCCACAGTGGCGGGCTCCTGA
- a CDS encoding aminodeoxychorismate/anthranilate synthase component II produces MRRILVVDNYDSFVWNLVHYLAQLGAEVEVWRNDDERFGDLSPEVFAGFDGILLSPGPGTPEHAGVCVDLIRRLGGHKPIFGVCLGLQAIAVACGGAVGRAAELLHGKVSPVRHQGVGVMAGLANPFTATRYHSLAITELPDILDVIAETETGVIMGVRHRDLPIEAVQFHPESVLTEGGYQLLANWLAVCGDTEAPGRAAGLAPLMSLR; encoded by the coding sequence ATGCGCCGCATCCTCGTCGTCGACAACTACGACTCGTTCGTGTGGAACCTGGTCCATTACCTGGCCCAGCTCGGCGCGGAGGTCGAGGTCTGGCGCAACGATGACGAACGCTTCGGCGACCTGTCGCCCGAGGTGTTCGCCGGGTTCGACGGGATCCTGCTGTCTCCCGGCCCGGGTACGCCCGAGCACGCCGGCGTGTGCGTCGACCTGATTCGCCGGCTCGGTGGGCACAAGCCGATCTTCGGGGTCTGCCTCGGCCTGCAGGCGATCGCGGTGGCCTGTGGGGGTGCGGTCGGCCGCGCCGCCGAACTGCTCCACGGCAAGGTCTCCCCCGTCCGCCACCAGGGCGTGGGGGTTATGGCCGGCCTGGCCAATCCCTTCACGGCGACGCGCTATCACTCCCTCGCCATCACCGAGCTCCCCGACATCCTCGATGTCATCGCCGAGACCGAGACCGGCGTGATCATGGGCGTACGCCACCGCGACCTGCCCATCGAGGCCGTCCAGTTCCACCCCGAATCCGTGCTCACCGAGGGTGGTTATCAGCTCCTCGCCAACTGGCTCGCGGTCTGTGGCGACACCGAGGCTCCCGGGCGTGCTGCGGGGCTGGCCCCGCTGATGTCGCTGCGCTGA
- the pknB gene encoding Stk1 family PASTA domain-containing Ser/Thr kinase, with protein sequence MNQNENDRPTDPGRRAPGTPDSPPTMPRRALPPTDPAEPTPTEVAQDPADDHTVLRPSASEPPPYPGPPPVDPTQDLEATATRALPSNAPRLLGERYELQDVIGRGGMAEVRRAYDTRLGRLVAVKELRTDLAADPTFQARFRREAQSAAGLNHPNIVAVYDTGEEHDPVSGLNIPFIVMELVEGHTLRDILKDGRKILPERALELARGVLDALSYSHKAGIIHRDIKPANVMLTPQGQVKVMDFGIARAISDVSSSMTQTAAVIGTAQYLSPEQARGETVDARSDIYSAGCLLYELLIGRPPFVGDSPVSVAYQHVREMPVPPSQLDNHISGDIDSIVLTALAKDPADRYQSARAMSDDISRLLAGDEVTASVPVAPVPVAPEPAPVVAVTEEEWEPEEEPRRRRAWPVVITLLSLLLVGLLAAGLLWFNRPQEPQGPPQVAVPNVVGQQRAAAEVEIVNARLVPQVREIEGADDTTVGTVTRQNPSTGMLDVGKTVELFVNIGPKKAGLPGDLVGKPVDEVRSRLRDLGFTDVRTTPATKEPGDAVKDSVVAVRPTPGQEYALDTEIVLEVATGTSPVPNWVGWNQASVDQDRRTKGFTNVRFETRETDNPGEVGIVISTDPRAGTEIERSDEIVVVIGRARPAPSPTPVPSPEPTYEPGGGPEDTFTPPPPPPSVTTPTPTPSPAAR encoded by the coding sequence GTGAACCAGAACGAGAACGATCGTCCGACAGATCCTGGTCGCCGCGCGCCCGGTACGCCGGATTCTCCGCCGACCATGCCTCGACGCGCCCTGCCGCCGACCGACCCCGCGGAGCCGACTCCGACGGAAGTCGCCCAGGACCCGGCTGACGATCACACCGTCCTGCGCCCGTCCGCCTCCGAGCCCCCGCCCTATCCCGGTCCCCCGCCCGTGGATCCCACCCAGGACCTCGAGGCGACCGCGACGCGCGCCCTCCCCTCGAACGCGCCCCGGCTGCTGGGTGAACGCTACGAACTCCAGGATGTGATCGGTCGCGGGGGCATGGCCGAGGTTCGCCGGGCGTACGACACGCGGCTGGGCCGCCTCGTCGCCGTCAAGGAACTGCGCACCGACCTGGCCGCCGACCCGACGTTCCAGGCCCGGTTCCGCCGCGAGGCCCAATCGGCCGCGGGGCTGAACCATCCCAACATCGTCGCCGTCTATGACACCGGCGAGGAGCACGACCCCGTCAGCGGCCTCAACATCCCGTTCATCGTGATGGAGCTCGTCGAGGGCCACACCCTCCGCGACATCCTCAAGGACGGCCGCAAGATCCTGCCCGAGCGTGCGCTCGAACTGGCGCGGGGCGTACTCGACGCGCTGTCCTATTCCCACAAGGCCGGCATCATCCACCGCGACATCAAGCCCGCGAACGTCATGCTGACGCCGCAGGGCCAGGTCAAGGTGATGGACTTCGGCATCGCCCGGGCGATCTCCGATGTGTCCTCGTCGATGACCCAGACCGCCGCTGTCATCGGCACGGCCCAGTATCTGTCGCCCGAGCAGGCCCGCGGTGAGACCGTCGATGCCCGCTCCGACATCTATTCCGCCGGCTGCCTCCTCTATGAGCTCCTGATCGGCCGTCCGCCGTTCGTGGGCGATTCGCCGGTGTCGGTGGCATACCAGCACGTGCGCGAGATGCCCGTGCCACCGAGCCAGCTCGACAACCACATCAGCGGCGACATCGACTCGATCGTCCTGACCGCGCTGGCGAAGGACCCGGCGGATCGCTATCAGAGCGCGCGCGCCATGTCCGACGACATCAGCCGCCTGCTCGCCGGTGACGAGGTGACCGCCTCGGTGCCCGTCGCGCCGGTGCCGGTGGCCCCCGAGCCCGCACCCGTCGTCGCGGTGACCGAGGAGGAATGGGAACCCGAGGAGGAGCCTCGCCGCCGCCGTGCCTGGCCGGTCGTCATCACGCTCCTGTCCTTGCTGCTCGTCGGCCTGCTCGCCGCGGGGCTCCTCTGGTTCAACCGCCCACAGGAGCCCCAGGGCCCGCCGCAGGTCGCCGTACCCAATGTCGTCGGCCAGCAGCGGGCCGCCGCCGAGGTCGAGATCGTCAACGCCCGACTCGTGCCCCAGGTGCGCGAGATCGAGGGTGCCGACGACACCACCGTCGGCACCGTCACCCGCCAGAACCCGTCCACCGGGATGCTCGACGTGGGCAAGACCGTCGAGTTGTTCGTCAACATCGGGCCCAAGAAGGCGGGATTGCCCGGCGACCTGGTCGGCAAACCGGTCGACGAGGTGCGCAGCAGGCTCCGTGACCTCGGCTTCACCGATGTGCGCACCACTCCGGCCACCAAAGAGCCCGGCGATGCGGTCAAGGATTCGGTGGTTGCGGTCCGGCCGACGCCGGGTCAGGAGTACGCCCTCGACACCGAGATCGTCCTCGAAGTCGCCACCGGCACGTCTCCGGTGCCCAACTGGGTCGGCTGGAACCAGGCCTCGGTCGACCAGGACCGACGCACCAAGGGCTTCACCAATGTGCGCTTCGAGACCCGCGAGACCGACAACCCGGGCGAGGTCGGCATTGTGATCTCGACCGATCCCAGGGCCGGCACGGAGATCGAACGCAGCGACGAGATCGTCGTCGTCATCGGTCGGGCCCGGCCTGCTCCGAGCCCGACCCCGGTGCCGTCGCCGGAGCCGACCTATGAGCCGGGGGGCGGACCGGAGGACACCTTCACCCCGCCGCCGCCTCCTCCGTCAGTGACCACTCCCACCCCGACGCCCTCACCGGCTGCTCGCTGA